The Myxococcales bacterium region CAGGAGAACGCTCGCCCTTGACTCGCATGGTGCTCCTTATGTAGGGGTGTGAGCCCGTCGCGAGGGTGGCGGAATTGGCAGACGCGCTGGATTCAGGTTCCAGTGGGGTAACTCTCGTAGGGGTTCAAGTCCCCTCCCTCGCACCGCACTTCTCGATGGGCGTTTGATGGCGCGCGCCGGACCCTTTGTCAGCAACCTCGCGCTCACGCTCGCCCTGAGCGGCTGCCAGTGGCTCCTGACCGAGCCCTCTGGCCCTGGCGGAGGGCCTGGCGGAGGGGTGGGGGATGCTGGCACTGCGTCCGACGCGTTGGCGAGTCCGGAACCAGCGGACGCTTCAGGGAGCGTATTTCTGAGAGCTTCGTGGAGCAACGAGCAGCGCGCGCTCGAAGCGACGCTCCCCCTCGGCACCGCCATTGCCGCGACGGACATCGTTATCGTGACCCTTCGCGCCAAGGAGCATCTCGCGGAGACCGCCTTGACGACCCTCGGTGCCGAATGGAAGCACGCGGTGATGAACGAGCGTGGGTGCGGCGGCTCATGGACCGTGTTGCAGATGCACCGCACGGGGCCGCCCGCCAGCCCCATCGCCGTGCAACTCGACTCGGTCGCAGACTTCGTCATGACCGGGCTCGCCTTTGGCGGGGCGGCTTCGCCGACGAGCGTGCCCCCCCTGCAGCGCGCTGGCTTCGATGGGGACGGTTGGGGGCGGCCGGCCGCCACGACGGGCCTCAACAGCCTCTTGCTGCTCACCTTCGTTGACGCGACCAAGACTGGCCCGTTCGGACCCCTCGCGGGCTTCGAGCGCATCGACCAGGGAGCCATCGCCCACTACCACCGAAGCGGCTCCGGCTCCGCAGGCCCTTTCGAGGTCCAAGGTGACCCAGACGGCTGCGGGGCCTCAAGTACGTTTTTGCTGACTCCCTGAGCGTCGCAAGGTGGCGCTCACTCGCGGGATCTCGCTACCCTAGCGGGACCGATGTCGAGGTGGCTGGCCAGCGCAGTTCCTTTCGTTGCCGCGCTTGTCTCGTGTGCCCCCGACGACGGCCGACCGAGCGGGCCGATCAACCTCGTCTTCGACGCGGGAACCGACGGCGACGCCGCCCCCGACGCCGCCATCACCAAGAAGGGTCTCGCCGCCGACTGCACCGGTGACAGCGAGTGCGAAAGCGGCCACTGCTTTCGCGGCGGCAAGAGCAGCTATTGCTCGCTGGCTTGCAACGCGCAGAACGCGGCGTCGGTCTGCCTCGCGCCGGCGTTCGATGCAACATGCAACAACCAAGGCTTCTGCCGGAAGCCCGGGTGAGCGTGCGTACCTTCGCGATTCCCCTGGTGTTCGCGTGGCTCGGCCTCAGCGCATCCGCCGGCGCGCAACCGGCCGATAGCCCCGCCGCCGGTGACGCGGGCGCCGTCCCCGGCGCGCCACCGGCCGCGCCGCCGCAGCCCGCAGAGGCGGCGCCGACGGAACCGACGCTCCCGAGCGCCCCCAGCGTGCCGTCCGGCGCGGCCGTCGACGCTCGCGCCGCAAAGGACGACGTGGCGGAGGTTCGCGTGATTGGCGACAAGGCCGATTCGCTGCCAAAGGTCCCCGGCTCCGGCACCGTCGTGTCGCGCAAGGAGATCGAGCGCGCGCAAGCCGTCGAGACCGCCGAGCTGCTCCGTCGCGTGCCCGGCATTCAGGCTCGCGAGGACTTCGGCGGCGGCGGCCGGCTCGACATCGGCGTTCGCGGCCTCGACGCGGGCCGCAGCCGACGCGTGCTGTTGCTCGAGGACGGGATGCCCATGGCCCTCAATCCCTACACCGAGCCGGACATGTACTTCGCGCCGCCCATCGAGCGCTACCGGGCCATCGAGGTCGTCAAAGGCGGCGGCAACATCCTCTTTGGTCCGCAGACGCTCGCCGGCACCATCAACTTCGTCACGCTGGCCCCGCCGGAGAAGCGAACACTCACCCTCGACGCCGACGCTGGAACCTATGGCTACGCGCGCGGGCTCGTGCGTTACGGCGACGCCGTCGGCGACACGCGCTACGTGGTGCAGGCGCTCCACCGCCGCGGCGACGGCTATCGCGACCTGCCGTTTTCCTCCACCAACGGGCTCGCCAAGATCTTCTTTCCCACCGGTGAGCGCGGCACCGCGACGGTCAAGCTCGGTGTTCACCTGGACAACGCGGCCTCCGACGACGTCGGACTGACGTCCGCGATGTTCCGAGCCAACCCAAAGCACGGGACGCTCTCGCCGACGAGCCACTTGAAGCTCGAGCGCTTCGATGTGGCCCTTACCCATGAGCATCGCTTTTCCGAGCAGGTGCAGCTCACGTCGCTGGCGTACGCGTACCGCACGGCACGTCTCTGGCGCCGGCAGGACTACGCGAGGCAGAGACCCGTTGGCTTCATCGACAGGGTTGAGGGGGACGAGTCGGTCGCGTTGGGGGCTCTCTACTTTCAACCCACCAACGTGGTGCTCGACCGCAGCTACGATGTCGCCGGCGTTGAGCCACGACTTCGGATCAAGGCGAAGACGGGCGACGTTCGGCACACCTTCGAGGTCGGCGGGCGAGGGCTCGTCGAGGTGGCCGACTACCAGCAACGCTCGGGCACTTACCCCGAGACCTACGTTGGCGCCCTCGAGAGCGCGGAGCGACGACGCGGCCTCGGGCTCGCCGGCTACCTCCAAGACCGCATCGCGTTTACCGACTTTCTCCTCGTCACACCGGGCGTTCGCCTCGAGCACCTTCGGTATCGAAGGGTGCAACTTCACACCATCGAGGATGGGCGGTCGCTCGACGTCTACCGAGAAGGTGAGGGCGATGTGACGGGCTTCGTGCCGGGCATCGGCCTCGTCGCCGGCTCGCGCCGCGTGCACGGGTTCTTCGGCCTGCATCGCGGCTTCGCGCCGCCGCGCGTCAGCTCGGCCATCAGCTCGCGCGGCGAGCCGGCGCCGGTCGGCGTGGACGAGAGCACGAACGTCGAGCTCGGGACGCGCGCGTCGATCGTGAAGGCGCTGCGCGTTGAAGTGGCCGGGTTCCTTTCCGCGTTTCAAAATCAGGTCATCGTCAACACGAACCCTTCGGCCGACGTCAACCTGGTCGACGCGGGGGCCACCACGCTGAAGGGCGTCGAGACGGCCGCCACGCTCGAGTTGGGCAAGGCCTTTGGTTGGCCAACCGTCGTCGACGTTGGCGCGCGCTACACGTTCGCGCGATCAACGTTCCGTTACGGCGTCGACGCAGGCCGACTCTTGCCGTACGCGCCGCAGCACTCAGGCAGCGCGAACGTCGACGTCGAGCATGAGAGCGGGGTTGGCGGGCAGGTGAGCTATTCGTTCGTTGGCTCGCAGTTCACCGACACGAAGAACACAGCGGGTGAGGACGTCACCGGTCGCATCGGCGAGTTGGACCCATTCCACCTCGTGAACCTCGCGGCACACTACCGCCACAAGGCGAGCGGCCTCACGGCGAGGCTCACGGTGAAGAACGCGCTCGACACCACGTACATCGCCGCGCGACGACCCGAGGGCATTCAGCCCGGCGCCTATCGGCTCGTGCTCGTGGGCCTTCGCTGGGACTGGTCGCCATAGGCGCCCTGCGGGCTGCGTTGGTCGCGATTCACCCGCCGAAGCCGCAGTAGGCCGGGTTGGCGCCGGCGGGGCAGTCCTTGCAAGCCGCGACGCCGGCCACCGGCGTGACACCAGGGCCGCACTTTGAGCCCAAGTTGATGTTGTCGCAGAGGGGCGCGCTGGCGCCGCAGTCGTCGTTGCTCGCGCAAGCCTCGCCGCTGCCGAAGCGCTCCAAGCAGGTGTTGTTGCACCGCAAGCTCTCAAGGCACGGGCTCTTGGCGTCGCAGATCTCGCCCTTCTTCTTCTTGGGGGCGCACTGCAAGGCGCCGGCGGCGCTCGCCACGCAATAGGAGCCGGCGGCGCAGACCTCGCCCGGGTTGCCGCAGAACTCGCCTTCCTTCTTCTCCACCTTGCCCGCGCACACTTGCTTGTCGCAGATCAGCTCGCCGTCGCAGTCGTAGCTCGTCGTGCAAGCCTGCAGCTTCGCCTGCGTCCCCTGAAAGGCCTTCTGACAGGTCTCGTCGAGCTTGGCGATGTCGTCGGGCGTGATGGGAGCCTTCGCGTAGACCTCCTTCGCCTTGTTGACGCACGTCTCACCGACCTTGGCGCGGTACGCCCGCGTT contains the following coding sequences:
- a CDS encoding TonB-dependent receptor, producing MRTFAIPLVFAWLGLSASAGAQPADSPAAGDAGAVPGAPPAAPPQPAEAAPTEPTLPSAPSVPSGAAVDARAAKDDVAEVRVIGDKADSLPKVPGSGTVVSRKEIERAQAVETAELLRRVPGIQAREDFGGGGRLDIGVRGLDAGRSRRVLLLEDGMPMALNPYTEPDMYFAPPIERYRAIEVVKGGGNILFGPQTLAGTINFVTLAPPEKRTLTLDADAGTYGYARGLVRYGDAVGDTRYVVQALHRRGDGYRDLPFSSTNGLAKIFFPTGERGTATVKLGVHLDNAASDDVGLTSAMFRANPKHGTLSPTSHLKLERFDVALTHEHRFSEQVQLTSLAYAYRTARLWRRQDYARQRPVGFIDRVEGDESVALGALYFQPTNVVLDRSYDVAGVEPRLRIKAKTGDVRHTFEVGGRGLVEVADYQQRSGTYPETYVGALESAERRRGLGLAGYLQDRIAFTDFLLVTPGVRLEHLRYRRVQLHTIEDGRSLDVYREGEGDVTGFVPGIGLVAGSRRVHGFFGLHRGFAPPRVSSAISSRGEPAPVGVDESTNVELGTRASIVKALRVEVAGFLSAFQNQVIVNTNPSADVNLVDAGATTLKGVETAATLELGKAFGWPTVVDVGARYTFARSTFRYGVDAGRLLPYAPQHSGSANVDVEHESGVGGQVSYSFVGSQFTDTKNTAGEDVTGRIGELDPFHLVNLAAHYRHKASGLTARLTVKNALDTTYIAARRPEGIQPGAYRLVLVGLRWDWSP